A section of the Amblyomma americanum isolate KBUSLIRL-KWMA chromosome 2, ASM5285725v1, whole genome shotgun sequence genome encodes:
- the TAF1B gene encoding TATA box-binding protein-associated factor RNA polymerase I subunit B — MVVCASCGGEDFEEVSGLYYCSECNTQSQEVRLEQLDDEGLPPPVHVGRSSPRQARKELGDTPQDSKRYYTTNELFNIILARQVDALVSLGASPELRGVVCRLWMDYLVRLEAVSRVEGEERPPHIGAVNRWSDLRTIEELLTSAESGERKRKQAQRALFGSGVRTRLTPRSARRRKQLKNRRTSVTTPNLDSECEDVFREEAAAWSAGEASEDEWGDLRTRVAREYLERQGRCGVDLHDRKVSRESEVTVVTLQRLLCILYLGVLILGDPILLTDILRWARDGHLPYLHVMKLLPSDAKMWGHQWRTFVRLVMPTIDELALQAAHLAHFLNVRGELQQPPLLPIVMRLVTDLNLPLELMNVCQEVLCIYPGMEARWDEPPKRAAYTVPLFSPICEMRGAALLLLVLKLTFGLDGTREKQLSRAVDEVTKRHPGSNLFCWSQWEKHTRSRVLLLRSSCYMFEPDDPDDIRDVGVLFRHPDSVPGDRCMVIKALREGLQKSFREMHNRDLVWQNVPATSFAISTAVQFFLEKTAVSLGLKLVLQKSFLYQDVTYLTRAGDGVTSLGGWPRLCQEEHEFVEVVREGCERYWTVALGKVYDLKYSTLVQPSLPKVFLFLLELLAAMTHCSPRELYRDLLRVEGIFIRRQKCGARSSGLVSRSLALCFEEASLHSQV, encoded by the coding sequence ATGGTGGTGTGCGCGTCGTGCGGTGGTGAGGACTTCGAGGAGGTCTCGGGCCTCTACTACTGCTCCGAATGCAACACGCAAAGCCAAGAGGTGCGCCTCGAACAGCTCGACGACGAAGGCCTGCCACCACCAGTGCACGTGGGCCGTTCGTCGCCGCGACAGGCGCGCAAGGAGCTGGGCGACACGCCGCAGGACAGTAAGCGTTACTACACGACCAACGAGCTGTTCAACATTATCCTTGCGCGCCAAGTGGACGCGCTAGTATCGCTGGGCGCCTCACCCGAACTTCGTGGTGTCGTGTGCCGCCTCTGGATGGACTACCTGGTCAGGTTGGAGGCCGTCAGCCGCGTGGAGGGTGAAGAAAGGCCGCCACACATCGGCGCCGTGAACCGCTGGAGCGACCTCCGAACGATCGAGGAGCTCCTCACGTCGGCCGAATCGGGAGAGCGCAAGCGAAAGCAGGCGCAGAGGGCGCTCTTTGGTTCGGGCGTGCGGACGCGCCTGACGCCCAGGTCCGCTCGCCGCCGCAAGCAGCTAAAAAACCGCCGCACTAGCGTCACTACGCCCAACCTGGACTCGGAATGCGAAGACGTCTTCAGAGAAGAGGCCGCAGCTTGGTCGGCGGGAGAGGCCTCCGAGGACGAGTGGGGAGACCTGAGGACGAGAGTGGCCAGGGAGTATCTCGAACGTCAGGGAAGGTGCGGCGTCGACCTGCACGACAGGAAAGTGAGCCGCGAAAGCGAGGTCACAGTAGTCACTCTGCAGCGACTTTTGTGCATTCTCTACTTGGGCGTTTTAATTCTCGGTGACCCCATCCTGTTGACTGACATCTTGAGGTGGGCTCGGGACGGCCACCTGCCGTACCTGCACGTGATGAAGCTGCTGCCCAGTGATGCCAAAATGTGGGGACATCAGTGGCGCACATTTGTACGCCTAGTCATGCCCACTATCGATGAGCTCGCGTTGCAGGCAGCACATTTGGCTCACTTCCTTAACGTTCGCGGTGAGCTCCAGCAGCCACCACTTCTTCCCATTGTCATGCGCCTTGTAACGGATCTCAACCTTCCTTTAGAGCTCATGAATGTTTGTCAGGAGGTTCTATGCATCTATCCTGGCATGGAGGCCCGTTGGGACGAACCTCCCAAGCGAGCAGCATACACAGTGCCGTTGTTTTCTCCTATTTGTGAAATGAGAGGTGCAGCTTTGTTGCTTCTAGTCTTGAAACTGACTTTTGGGCTGGACGGCACGAGGGAAAAGCAGCTGTCACGTGCTGTCGATGAGGTCACGAAACGTCACCCCGGTTCAAACCTGTTCTGCTGGAGTCAATGGGAGAAGCATACGCGAAGCAGGGTCCTCTTGTTGCGTTCAAGCTGCTACATGTTCGAGCCAGACGATCCCGACGACATACGAGACGTGGGCGTGCTCTTCCGACATCCCGACAGCGTTCCGGGTGACCGGTGCATGGTCATTAAGGCGCTGAGGGAGGGGCTGCAGAAGTCGTTTCGAGAGATGCACAACAGAGATCTTGTCTGGCAAAACGTGCCCGCAACTAGCTTCGCCATCTCGACTGCAGTCCAGTTCTTCCTGGAAAAGACGGCCGTGTCTTTGGGGCTGAAGTTGGTGCTACAAAAATCGTTTTTGTACCAGGATGTCACCTATCTCACCAGAGCGGGTGACGGTGTGACTTCTCTTGGAGGGTGGCCGAGACTGTGCCAAGAGGAGCATGAATTTGTGGAAGTGGTGCGAGAGGGATGTGAGCGATACTGGACGGTCGCTTTGGGTAAGGTGTACGACTTGAAGTACTCCACACTGGTGCAGCCCTCTCTGCCCAAGGTTTTCTTGTTCCTCTTGGAGTTGCTAGCTGCAATGACTCATTGTTCCCCGAGGGAATTGTACAGGGACCTTTTGCGTGTGGAAGGAATATTTATTAGGAGGCAGAAATGTGGAGCTCGTTCGTCGGGCTTGGTGTCTCGTTCCTTAGCACTGTGCTTCGAAGAAGCATCGCTACATTCACAAGTATGA